The genomic stretch gaaaatcactttcttctttgttttcgtTTGTATTTCGTGTGCCgatttatttgttttccatAGCTGTCGTAGCCTGTACATTGCTGTACTTTGTTAGGCAAATCCTTGGTTAAAATTAGCAGCCTGATCGTGCAAAATATCTTTAAATAATGTTTAACCTTCTAGCTCTCATATAACATGCTAGTAAGTGTGATATGGGTGTGGTCTTCTGGTCCATATCAGATCAAGGGATAGTGAATCACGATAGTTAGACAACTATGCCTCTGGTAAAATTTTGATCCGATCTCGAGAAAAAAGGACGCTAATGTTAATGCGTCTTATAACCTCGTTTGTCGCGTTTCTTTCTTTGAAGTCTCGGATTTTTAAACATGGGTCTCGGCAGGAGTCTCGCCGTTCACGCCACCTCTAGCTAAATTAAATGACCTGAATCAAATTAACAATCTGGTAATTCGACAtttcggattccggaatccgggaaatttaaggagaagaagaagctttatattttttacattcacaataaataaattacaaatacagGCTACCTGCAAAATAGCAGAGCTAATCAAGGCAGGTAGTATGGAGACGTGTCTATTACATTATAGAGACGTGTATATTACATtatacaatcttattctaatgACATAAAGATATACAATAACAACGAAATTAAATTTTGCTTGTGagatccggaatcctgggcttcggaatccagaatacagctcaaaccggaatccggaatcacTCTAACGATTGGAATTCAGAGtctaagttccactgacaaagaaccCGGGATTCAGTACCTGGGcgatccggaatccacggcgtggaatcccgAATCTAAGAGTCTCTTGGATTTCCATACATGGGGCAAGCAATAGGAGTAGCTATCTTAACGTGTCGTCTTcgttttgctttattttttagcaGGGTGAAAATATTGGAAACAAGCTTCTTCTTGAGTATCCATGTCCTGCAATAGAACGCTACAAATTGTTAGTGGTAGGAGATGACGGATGTGGGAAAACGAGTCTCCTCAACGCGCTTGTCAAAAGCGACTTTGATGTAAGTGTTAATCTGTTCAATTAATGTCATATTGCGTCTTCTATAACTCTAATAGTGGAGTAGAGATAACGTCGTATATACAGTACGTTTTTGCACATTCAGAACACCAATCAGGGAGCAATaggcataatttttttgtttggtaatttttgcaggcatagccaaaaacttgaaaaagttgatcCAACCTTTTAAAGTTTCAATCCATGCCTATCACTGGCATCTGTCGCAACGGACGACAGTACACGTAGACAGTTTCAATTCCCGAATACTATCTTAAATAACAAAGCTGGGCCATTGTTTTTAGAATTCAATCGAGTCAAAGACACGTTTcagcttctttttttctaaatgaCGTGAAATAACCCTTTTAACTCAAGTTTACAATAATTGTAAACGTCAACACTAGTGTGAACTTTTTTTAACCATAGGTACCAACCAGAAAGGTGGGTATATTATTTTAGGTCTATCTGTAGCAAAACCTTGAATATTTTGTGAACAGGTTCCCTTTGAGGCGttttaaatagaaataatttttGATAAATATTTTGTAAGCTAAAAAACGCTATAATTTAAAGAACTTTTATTTGAACGGTTTTTAAACGTATCATTGCTGTGCGATTTCAgaacttcaacaccaataaaagTGTAAGAAAATTACAATAAAGTTTTCATAAAATTTAAGAGACAAAGCAGCCAACTGAGGAGCTgtagaattttcttttaagcaGTATTTACTTTTTGTCCTTTGTAGGCAGAGGAGACGATATCTTGCATTTTTGATGAGTGTGTGGCAGACGTTATAACGGAAGGAAGTAGAATGGAATTAATGCTGTGGGAATTATCTGGTACGAAAAGTATCCATATTGGACGCCACTAGCCATCTTCTCATAGCTGTTATACTTTCTAGATTTAGCTTATTTATTGGACTGATCTTGCTCCTCGGCTCATTTTTTTGGTCATTTGCTCATTTTTTGATAAATTATAACtattataaattttaaatgacaaataataaataaattttaaatgattagttttaattaataatTGGTGTTGCTGCAGCCAAGATGATCACGAACTTGTGAATCCTGATTGATGATTGGCGAtgttagtttccttttttgtaatcattCCAAGTTCATTAATACAATGCCTTTTTTAGGCCTTGAAGACTACGAGAGCATAAGACGAGAGATGTACAGAGATTCTGACGTCATACTGATATGTTTTGACATTGGCCATCCTCCGTCTTTACAAAGCGTTGTAAGCAAGGTATTCTTAAAATTCTGCTGTTGCTGCAGCCTTTAATTTCCTTGCTTAGGTGCTTGATCACCTTTTGTTGATATCTTACAGTGGATGCCAGAAATAAGTGACGCATGCCCAGGAGTACCTTACTTACTAATTGGCTGTAAGAATGACTTGCGCAGTGATGCTGCCCTTCAGTATTATTTGACTGTACCAGGACAAGAATCAGAAGAGAACGACAGTGTAACAAGAGTTCAGGTATGTTTCAAGGAATCTTACATACAGCTTACTGTGCTGGGAACTGATTTGAGTAAATGAACATCTCATGGCTAATCCGAATGTTTCGTTCTTAAGAGGCAAGGCCACAAGCTTTTCTTCAGATTTGGCAGCTATGTTGGAGAATGCCAGCATGAACTCGACCAGCCGTTCTTTTCTTTGCTGGTTGGTATACTTGTTGGCTAACACACAGTGTTCTCCAATCTGTTAATTAGTATATTGTAGATTTGTATAATTTATTCTCTCTCCAAGTTAAACAGTGATTTTTCTTCTGCGTTTACTCCTGATTCAATCTTGTTTAACACCTTCCCTTTTGTTTATAGACTGTCTCTGTGGCGCAGTCAATAATGGCTCGTGATTATGTCGAGTGCTGTGCCAAAACGCGGTGGAATGTGTCGAAAGTGTTCAAGAGTGCTGCGGAAGCTATTTTGCACAAGGACGACGAAAAATTAGAAGAGACTAAATCACAATCTGTACTTCGGCGGTTTTCGTGGTTTACTCGGAGATCTTCGGGGTCTGATATTACTGACTGTCACACCGTTGCTCGTTCGGTATCGGGAAATCGGAggctttctttgttttcaacCAGCTGACAGAAAATGCTAACAGTTCCACTCTCACAAGGAAGGACTTGTTTGATCTGTGATAATATGGTGAACCTTGACGCAAGTATAGTGGCATGATTCCTTCTATTCGTGAAGGTTCGTACGTAAAGATACTTCAGAAACCACCATGTACGTAGGGAACAATTACAATATCGTCGAAACTTCGAGAATGTTTAATGTATTTCTTGCTGAAATAGAGACATTGGGAGCAAACATCAACCCGATGCGAGGAAGGCATCCAAGGGACAGTAAGCGAACTTACAATGCCCTCAGTCTTCTCAGTGAGTAATTGACGGTGCGAAAGAGAATATATACAAATTAGACCCATATTCAATCTTGTTCCCAGCTTTGTTGGTTTGATTTAATTTAGATGAGATCAGAATGAGGAATCACTATGATGCGCATGCGCCTTAAACGCGTCTTACTGCTTTAATCAGCCACAAGAGAAACCTCACAAATGCAAGCCTTGGATCTCGGCTCGGAcatatgaatttttttgcaCGATTGTGACGACAGAAAACACATGATCGTAGAACAGAACCGTTTCCTGGTCAGTTCAATCACTAATCGCCGGTTTTCACTGCACGCcattgaaaaatgaaatatcaaaacggttCAATATAAAAGCCCAGAATCTGGAaatgaagaggaaaatatgcaaagacccttaCCAAGATTGAGGTCAGGTCCggcatatgcgagatattcagagaaatgatttttcctgatttatagagctttgtatgaaGACGCGATGTTGGTGCCCATCGACACCAACGTGGCGGCCGGAAACTTTTTGCTTCGAAAGCTTGAATTCATCTCTCGAGAAAATCATGAAAACCATGAAAGATTTGAATCAATCATTACATCAAgatatttaaataaattttcatttaaagGCTTGCGTGGGCGATAGTCGCAGAGCCAAGAATCCTTATCCTAGGTATGAGGGACATTGTCTTTTGCCGCCGGCGAAAGATtacaaaatgtgattttttatgTTCAGAGTTAATTTATTGGCGTTTAGCCATTCGTTGACCTTAACAAGCTGCCGATTAACAAGTGATTCGAGTTTCTGCAGATTATTTTCAAATATTATAGTGATATCGTGAGCAAATAGATAAAAGGAAAGCAGCGAAGAGAACTTGTCAGATGACATTGATGTAAATTAGAAATAAGAGTGGTCCGTGGATCAGAGCCTAGCGGCACCCCGCACAAGGTCGTTTTTAGCCTTAGATGCGTTGTTTTTGACTTTAATTCGTAGTTTGTTTTCGGTCAGTTAGGTATGATCTAAACCAGAGTTGCTTACTCCACTGACTGACCGTAATTTTCAAGTCTAGCTAACAGAATCTCATAGTTAACTGTACCTAAAAACCTGAAGATGATGTGggctgcggaaatacaaattttgaatgaagataTGACCATCGCAGTGGTGTAtgaaatttaagcaattggaaataAACCCGAAAAAATATCGGGAcatcaacgggattcgaacccatggcctctgtgTTAGCGCTGCAGCGCACTACCATTTGAGCCAtaaagacccatacattgggagcaggccaaCTTGTTGACTTCATCTTAACCCGTGCAAGGAATGAcacatgaagatgatgtgaactgaggaaatacaaattttaagtgaagatatgatcatcgcagtggtaaatgcaatttaagca from Porites lutea chromosome 1, jaPorLute2.1, whole genome shotgun sequence encodes the following:
- the LOC140940585 gene encoding uncharacterized protein isoform X2, coding for MARNRRNALPVILEPISHPAEHIAHTLEEETRRRHSTGNAMPYPEGENIGNKLLLEYPCPAIERYKLLVVGDDGCGKTSLLNALVKSDFDAEETISCIFDECVADVITEGSRMELMLWELSGLEDYESIRREMYRDSDVILICFDIGHPPSLQSVVSKWMPEISDACPGVPYLLIGCKNDLRSDAALQYYLTVPGQESEENDSVTRVQTVSVAQSIMARDYVECCAKTRWNVSKVFKSAAEAILHKDDEKLEETKSQSVLRRFSWFTRRSSGSDITDCHTVARSVSGNRRLSLFSTS
- the LOC140940585 gene encoding uncharacterized protein isoform X1; translation: MARNRRNALPVILEPISHPAEHIAHTLEEETRRRHSTGNAMPYPEQGENIGNKLLLEYPCPAIERYKLLVVGDDGCGKTSLLNALVKSDFDAEETISCIFDECVADVITEGSRMELMLWELSGLEDYESIRREMYRDSDVILICFDIGHPPSLQSVVSKWMPEISDACPGVPYLLIGCKNDLRSDAALQYYLTVPGQESEENDSVTRVQTVSVAQSIMARDYVECCAKTRWNVSKVFKSAAEAILHKDDEKLEETKSQSVLRRFSWFTRRSSGSDITDCHTVARSVSGNRRLSLFSTS
- the LOC140940585 gene encoding uncharacterized protein isoform X3, with the translated sequence MARNRRNALPVILEPISHPAEHIAHTLEEETRRRHSTGNAMPYPEQGENIGNKLLLEYPCPAIERYKLLVVGDDGCGKTSLLNALVKSDFDAEETISCIFDECVADVITEGSRMELMLWELSGLEDYESIRREMYRDSDVILICFDIGHPPSLQSVWMPEISDACPGVPYLLIGCKNDLRSDAALQYYLTVPGQESEENDSVTRVQTVSVAQSIMARDYVECCAKTRWNVSKVFKSAAEAILHKDDEKLEETKSQSVLRRFSWFTRRSSGSDITDCHTVARSVSGNRRLSLFSTS